The Azospirillum brasilense genome window below encodes:
- the pspC gene encoding envelope stress response membrane protein PspC — MDRSSPYDSPNPHRLYRDPQRGVVGGVCAGIADYFGFRPGLVRLALVLGLFFFMPPVILAYVLAVLILPVKPPAVYRNPEEEAFWRGVSIKPDRTLAGLTQRFRDFEKRVGNLEAHVASKEYELNRAIRNLDR; from the coding sequence ATGGACCGTTCTTCGCCCTACGACTCGCCCAACCCGCACCGGCTCTACCGCGATCCGCAGCGTGGCGTGGTGGGGGGCGTGTGCGCCGGCATCGCCGATTATTTCGGGTTCCGGCCCGGATTGGTGCGGCTGGCCCTGGTGCTGGGCTTGTTCTTCTTCATGCCGCCGGTGATTCTCGCCTACGTGCTCGCGGTGCTGATCCTGCCGGTCAAGCCGCCGGCGGTCTACCGCAACCCGGAGGAGGAGGCCTTCTGGCGCGGCGTGTCGATCAAGCCCGACCGCACCCTGGCCGGCTTGACGCAACGCTTCCGTGATTTTGAAAAGCGCGTGGGAAACCTGGAAGCGCACGTGGCTTCCAAAGAGTACGAACTCAACCGCGCGATCCGGAATCTGGACCGCTGA
- the pspB gene encoding envelope stress response membrane protein PspB, which translates to MSGFSFVLAALFMTVVAPLWIIFHYITKWRGQRGLSAQDEQLLAELWDISNRLEGRIHALERVLDAESPNWRDKL; encoded by the coding sequence ATGAGCGGTTTCAGCTTCGTCCTCGCGGCGCTCTTCATGACCGTGGTGGCACCGCTTTGGATCATCTTCCACTACATCACCAAATGGCGTGGGCAGCGCGGTCTGTCGGCCCAGGACGAGCAGCTTCTGGCCGAGCTGTGGGACATCTCGAACCGCCTGGAAGGCCGCATCCACGCGCTGGAACGGGTGCTCGACGCGGAGTCGCCCAATTGGCGCGACAAGCTGTGA
- the pspA gene encoding phage shock protein PspA yields the protein MSIFSRLTDIVQSNLNSLLDRAEDPEKLIRLIIQEMEDTLVEVRSSTVKIIAERKEIERRIADLHRERDSWDRKAETALTHDREDLAKQALLAKSRAAEEADVLTAQLAQVEEALSKSNEDIGRLQAKLTDAKNREKALVARTKTAANRVRVRSTLHDERINDAFSRFEQVERNLDELEGRVEAYDVGRTKTLTEEIAELEADKKVQDELAALKARVAARRGS from the coding sequence TTCGCGCCTGACCGACATCGTGCAGTCCAACCTCAACTCCCTGCTCGACCGCGCGGAGGACCCGGAGAAGCTGATCCGTCTGATCATCCAGGAGATGGAGGACACGCTGGTCGAGGTGCGCTCCTCCACGGTGAAGATCATCGCCGAGCGCAAGGAGATCGAGCGCCGCATCGCCGACCTGCACCGCGAGCGCGACTCCTGGGACCGCAAGGCCGAGACCGCGCTGACCCACGACCGCGAGGACCTCGCCAAGCAGGCGCTGCTGGCCAAGTCGCGCGCCGCCGAGGAGGCCGACGTCCTGACCGCCCAGCTCGCCCAGGTCGAGGAGGCCCTGTCCAAGTCCAACGAGGACATCGGCCGCCTCCAGGCCAAGCTGACCGACGCCAAGAACCGCGAGAAGGCACTGGTCGCCCGCACCAAGACGGCGGCCAACCGCGTGCGTGTCCGCTCCACCCTGCACGACGAGCGGATCAACGACGCCTTCTCCCGCTTCGAGCAGGTGGAGCGCAACCTCGACGAGCTGGAGGGCCGCGTGGAGGCCTACGACGTGGGCCGCACCAAGACGCTGACCGAGGAGATCGCGGAGCTGGAGGCCGACAAGAAGGTCCAGGACGAGCTGGCCGCGCTGAAGGCCCGCGTCGCCGCGCGCCGGGGAAGCTGA